In the Triticum aestivum cultivar Chinese Spring chromosome 2B, IWGSC CS RefSeq v2.1, whole genome shotgun sequence genome, ACCAAATATCCTTGCCATACCAAAGTCTGATATTTTAGGGCTCATTTCTTTGTCCAACAAAATGTTGCTTGCTTTAAGATCTCTATGAATTATTGTTAATCTTGAATCTTGGTGGAGATAAAGAAGGCCTCTTGCCACCCCTTTAATTATTTTAAACCGTGTCAGCCAATCAAGGACATCTTTTCTTGTACTATCTTGCATCATGAACAGTTCAATAAAACCAACTGTTAGTCATCATGCATATTCTTTCGGAATCTGAACAAAAAAAGAACTTTATGGTCAACATTGAGAATTTTGTGCAACATGAGATCAGAAGTTGGAATATACCGAAAAGGAAGGAATCCAAGCTTTTATTAGGCATGTATTCATAGATCAATAACTTCTCATCATCATGAATGCAGCAACTAAGAAGTCTAACTAGGTTTCTGTGCTGCAATTTGGCAATTAGAGTCACTTCATTTCTGAACTCCTCTATACCTTGCCCAGAACCACTGCCAAGCCTTTTGATATGAACTTCCTTGTCACCTTCCAGTATTCCCTACATAATTGTATACATTTTTGTGAGGTGGTTAATTCCACCATTCTGAACTGAGAAACAATGAAAGCCACAACTTTTTTTCTCCACGGAATTACTGCATTTTTTGCATATTATACTGAAGATAATTTATATAGATTGACAGGACCATTATGATGTCAAATGTCAATTAAGAAGGAAATAAAAAAAACATATTTACAAAATCAGACCACAATTCTGGCAGACATATTGCACCTTACTTGCCGATGTGAATTAAGCTTAGTGTTACCTTGTAAACTTTGCCGAAACCTCCCATTCCAAGCATATTGGAGTCGGAGAAATTATCCGTTGTGGCCACAATATCTTCGAAACTAACAACTGGAAAATCTGAATTTTTGCCTCCAAGATCACTAGAAGCACTCAAGTATCGTAGCATCAGTATCTTCTTGATTTCCTTCTTTCGCCGTACCCCTGCTGATTGGCATTGGCAATTAACTGATTAGAACTTAAAAACAGCTTGGTATGAAGGAAAGGAAGGTTATTATTGTTCTATCTTTGTACTCACATTTCAAGACAATGGCTATGCACGTGAGTAGCAGCAGGCATGCTACAACCGGCGGCACAATCTTCACTAAATTGCTATTTTTCTGAACTGCTGAAATGTATCACAACAGAATTTAATTACTGCATCAAGCATAACTTGCAAGAGTATAGATTTAGTTACTTGCATGAAGTACCATGACTGATCTGTGTACCTAGGTATTCTTAATTTCAGTAACCCCTCGAGCGGTACTGCTAGGCATGTGGTGAAACTGAGGGTGCATTAGTACAAAATACTTGCAGTTTCCCTGTATAACAGAGCTCTATGATAAATTGAAAAGGCAAGCTGTTTGCCCTTTCGTGAATAAAATAAATACTTGGTCATTTCCTGACTCTGCATAGACAAAAGGAACTGGCTAATTATGTAGTGGCATCAGGGACGAGTAGTATGTTCGCCTACAGTCCTATGTCTAAAGTTTCCCTGTTTTGTACTTCTCTCTGCTAGATGATTCCAAAAAAGTGTTGGTCTGCATCCAAGTAAACAAAAGAAAAACTATTGATCCGAAACAGTAATGTCATCCATACCAGCAGGAGAGTCCCCGAGGCGGATGTACAGGTTCTCGCCATAGTTGACGGTCTTCCACGCGTCGACAAGCTCCCCTGTCCAAACCAAGCACCTTGTCTGATCCCCCAGAGTGCCTGCACTGCTGAGGTTGGCGTAAGCATACGCTGTGCACGAGCAGTTGCGGCTGCACTCCGCCGCGCACTGGTCAAAGCTTCTGTTTCGGATGTGCAAGAACCTGTCAGGCACCTTCATTCCGGACAAGCGCAGAAAATGATTTTTCCTGCCACATTTCAGTGCTTCCACTCTCCGGCACCCTCTCGAGGAATTCATTGGATCAGGCTCAAACCCATCCAAGCACTGGCATGTGGGGGCGGCCCCCGTGAAGTCAGAGTAGCCAAACAGGCCACACGAGCCATAGACGCCATAACCGCCGGAGGGGCGCTCGGATGTGGCTATCCACGATGAGGAGTAGCTGTTCCAGGTGAGGAGCCTCATGGTGCCGGTGTAGTCGAGCATGATGCGTGCGTACGGTGAGTCGTCGGAGACCGAGTACATTAGGTAGAACCTGTCCCCTGTGTTGACGATGGTCTGGTACACGACGGAGCTGCTGTTGCCTGGGTATGTGCCGCCGGACACCGACGCGCCGTTCCACACGCTGATGCGGCAGTACAGCTTGTCACCGTGCCAAGTGACCATCTGCATGTCCAAGTCTGGGTCAAGACCGAACGAGAAGTCTCCTACGGATGGGTCATCCGGGCCCTTCCAAGCGACAAGGCGCCCCATCACACGGCCCTTGTAGCTCAGCAGAAATCTCATGCCGGGCAGGATGGTGTCTGTCGGGTGATCGAAGCTCTGCCATATGACTGTACCGTTCGGCGACCGGAGGACCAAGTTCCCCGTGTCGAGCAGCACCGCAGAGGCTCTCGCGTCTTCATCGGCCGTGATGTTGTTCTTTGTCATCCAAAGCGTGTGGCCTTCGGAATCCGACAGCACGAGGTCGGACTTGACGCTGATGGCGAGCGTCGCGGGTGAAGCGGTGGTGGCCGGGTTGTCGCGGTTGGCGACCCATACGATGGCGCGACTGCTCCCCGGGATGTTGTAGAACCAAATTCCAACATATAGGCTCTTGCTGGAGTTGGCGGGGGAGAAGAAGCCGAGAGCGAAGACGCCGTCCTTGGAGATGAGGATGTCACCGGGGGAGAGTGGCTTCGCCTGTGTCAGTTGATCATCAGATTTGCTGAAAGGAAACAAGAACAGGAGGATGAAAATGGGGAAGTAGGAAATATCCATTACGCCTCCTTTGTGTGCCAGCCCCCGGTGAAGAAAATAGCATACATATACAAGGATGATTTGATTAGCTGACTCTGAGGCACACGGTTCTCCATAACAGGAAGTGGCTACGTGTATGGTTGGAAGGACCTAGACTAAATCAGTGCTGACAAGGCCTTCTCAAATATTGCTCAAAGCCTTTAAGGGTGATGCAAGCCAGAAGAAAAATCCGGTACTAGGAATCCACATTGGGGATTCTTGGTGGACTTTGGAGTGAGACGGCGAAGGCGACACCTCACTGCAAACCGGATGCGccacatcatatagtcatctctaCTGCAGATGTATTTTTACTAATAATTTTCAAAAGTATGTGCAAAAGACTAGAACAAAGAAAGAGATAAGCCTATAGAGACTGAGTCGGTAAGGTTAACTGCCACGTGGCTACAGTTGCTACACGCGCAAGGGAAAGAAAATTCGTTGCTAGGCATTCAGATTCAGATTCAGATTGGAGAGTGCGACAGAGGAAACCTCGCTGTGCCTGCGCGGAAAAGTCGCTTGTTGTGGGACAGCCGTGGTTGGCTAGTTGGTGTCGACGACGAGTCAGCGGACGCCCACGGGCCACGGCCACCTACCACAGCCGTCGACGTAGGCGCGGCCCAAGGCAGCGGCCACCGCAAGAAGCGCCCGcgacgacgccgacgccttcttcccCTCGGTGCCGGACCTGCACACCATGGTCGATTGGGATCAGATTGCTCGTTGAGTATCGCGAATGGTCTTTTTTTTTAGAAGAGACGAATggtctttttcttttttgagggatAGAAACGAATGGTCAAGACAGGGAGCCACGCCGATGAACACCAACTGGGCTTTTGCCCCGTTATGTGCACTTCAGACTTATGTATGAGGCCCAAGCCCAAACAGTGGTGTCATTTCCACGATTCTAAATTTAACAAGGGAAAAAAATTAGAACAAAAGATAATGGGCGACGAGCAGGATGTGGCGGATGGATATCCTAGAATTAGGCCGAAGGTTGCGCACATTCGACTGGGTCATGTGGGTCTTCGATCTCTATGGCCCGATTACACAGACGACGTGTAACTCGCACACAGAGCAGCGGCCCCAGGTAATGGTGCCCCAAGCAGGCCAGGCCGGGACGCAATTGACCTGCAAGGCGACCCAGTTAATCCTAGACATTgcctcaaaaaaaaagaaaaaaaatcctaacaTGCGTGTTAGTGATCTAATGATTGAGAAAATATTTTGATACGAAACTTCAATGTTTTGGGTTCCTCCAAAAAAAACATTTGAACAAAAACTTAAATCCCTAGGCCCAAACAGTACTCTGAAATTGACCTACCATCCATCTCAAGAAAAATAGCTTCAGTATATGCTAGCTTCCAAAACTGCCACGCTAAGGCTGATCAGTGCTCAGCTAGAGGCTTATTATATGCGTACTTCTAGTCTTACTCTTATATCGTTTGCTAAATAAAATATATATGAGCAGACGAGCTCACGAGCAGTCTCATGTCATTTTATATAAATATATCTCAAATTATTTGCTGTATAATTTGATTTGACCAACGAGAAAGTTTTGGAAAGGCGAAATGTGTATTACCATTTGACAATATATAATTGCAAAAACCCACCAATAATTGTCACAATTATGTTGATGTTTGGATGGATGGAAATGGACAGCAGTCTTTTTCACGCATCAAATAATGTTGCTTGGTTTGCTTTCCAGCTATACCTGTCCTTTCAAACTGCTTGTATGATAGTCAGCAATGCCCCACACGGCCAGACCCCTCATGATAAGAACAACAAGTTATTATTGTTCTGACCGATTTATGATATATTGTATACCTTATCACTTGTCAGGAAGGATTGCCCACCTCCACTGGTTCCTGATAACAGAAATCGGAAGGGTTTCCTCTTGTCTCAAAATGTCTTTTAAGATAATTGGAGGGAACTTCCGCCTCAGGAGTGCCTATCATCAACTAATGAAAAGAGCGCCAACCATGTATACGGAAAGACATTTAAGATGTGATTCTTCCACTAAAAAGACTTAATAAAGTGAACTATATAATCATATATTCTTTTTCTTTCCTTCAACTGCAAGCATCAGCTTGAGTTTAAGACATAGCCTAAGGCTCATAATGTGGAAGTAGTGCAAAATAGAAGTACTATGTTTGATCCATTTTAATTATATTTACCACCTGAACTTTCAAAAAATATATTGTTGATTTAATCATCTGACAACACTTCATAATATAGTTATAAAATAAATATGTTAGATGGCAATTTCATTTGGGCCACACAAGTCACTTCAGTTCATGCGCACCATGAGTATATTTGACATGCGTTCGgaaggttttttgtttttttgaaaaacTCTTTTAGTGACGAGCTAACGTGTCCAACTGAGGCTATTTAACCAAGTTATATTAGCTGTCATGATGACACTTCAAGCATCTTTTGTGTATCTGTGACGGAATCTCCTAATGGACCAAACACCAATAATGATACTTAACAATTATTCCATTGCCATCAACAGACCAAACAAGGTACAAATTGATCTTATTGTTCACCCATCATTCGTTTAAAATACAGTACTTGATTCAAATTATCAAATAGATAGCCCACCTATTTATTTAACATGTATGGGGTTATTATCTGGTGATGTTCTTTGGCTTCATTCTCTCTCTTTTTTGCGGGAGTTCTTTGGCTTCATTCACGTTTGAAAAGATAGGTGACACGTGGCATGGTAATACCCAATAGACCACACTAACATTGACCAAAAGCTATAGGAAAAAACGTGTCTAGATTCCAATGAGGTGATCACTCAAATAGATTAATTGTGGtcctaatcttcttcttctttgttttgAAGTTAAGATATAAGAAGTCAATATCATATGATGTAGAACTCTAGACGGTAATTTAAGGAAAGTTGTTCATAGAAAGCTGATACGGCAGTGAACTTATGCCAGTTGTTCAAAGGGTTCACGCTTTCTTATATTACATCGTCTTATCTTTTATTTGCCGCTTTAAAATTCAATATGAACATTACCTTCTTTTTTTGTAAGAAAAAAATGTGGAGAAATATAATCACAGCAAAACCTTTTTTATATAAATCTATAAATGTCAACTAATTAAAATGACATCTACAGTACTTGCAACAAAAAAAAGTCTTTCAAGAATagagcgcctatcatcaactaatAAAAAGAGCGCCAACCATTATATGGAAAGACAGTTAAAATGTGTTTGTTCGACTAAAAAGACTTAATAAAGTGAACTACATAATCATATACATTCTTTTCTTTCCATCAGCTGCAAGCAGCAGCTTGAGTTTTAAACATAGCCTAAGGCACATAATGTTGAAGTAGTGTAAAATAGAAGTATTAAGTTTGATCAATTTTAATTATATTTACCANNNNNNNNNNNNNNNNNNNNNNNNNNNNNNNNNNNNNNNNNNNNNNNNNNNNNNNNNNNNNNNNNNNNNNNNNNNNNNNNNNNNNNNNNNNNNNNNNNNNNNNNNNNNNNNNNNNNNNNNNNNNNNNNNNNNNNNNNNNNNNNNNNNNNNNNNNNNNNNNNNNNNNNNNNNNNNNNNNNNNNNNNNNNNNNNNNNNNNNNNNNNNNNNNNNNNNNNNNNNNNNNNNNNNNNNNNNNNNNNNNNNNNNNNNNNNNNNNNNNNNNNNNNNNNNNNNNNNNNNNNGATAGTGATTTCATTTGAGCCACATAAACCACCTCAGTTCATGCGCACCGAGAGGATATGGCACGTGCGTTTCGGAAGATGTTTCTCCTTTTGAAAAACTCTTGTAGTGACCAGCAGAGGTTATATATTTAACCGAGTTATATTAGCTGTCGTGATGTCACTTCAAGCATCTGTTGTGCATCTGCAACGGAATCTCCTACTGGACCAAACACCAATAATGATACTTAAAAATTATTCCATCACCATCAAATGATCAAACAAGGTGCAAATTGATCTTATTGTTCACCAATCATTCATATAAAAAATAGTAGTTGATTCAAATAGACAGGTCACCTATTTATTTAACATGTATGGGGTTATTATCTGGTGTTGTTCTTTGTCTTCATTCATGTTGGAAAAGATAGGTGATGCGTGGCATGGTAATACCCAATAAACCCCACTAACATTGAACAAAAGCTATAGCGAAGAACGTGTCTAGATTCCAATGAACTAATCACTCAAATAGATTAATTGTGGTCCtaatcttcttcttcgtcgtcttgtTGTTAAGTTATAAGAAGTCAACATCACATGATGTAGAACTCTAGACGGTACTTTAAGGAAAGCTGTTCACGGAAAGCTGATACGACAGTGAACTTATGCCAGTTGTTCAAAGGGTTCACATTTTCTTATATTATGTCGTTTTCTCTTTTATTTGCTGCTTTAAAATTCAATATGAACATTACCTTCTTTTTCTATATAAATCTATAAGTGCCAACTAAAATAACATCTACTTGAGAAGGGAGCTAGTAGGAAATTACCAACaaaaaaaatgttcaagttgtcAGTTCAGCTAACAAGTTGGAGTTATGTTCGTTTGAATTTGGTTAAAAATCCGAGAAAAACTTGTACTGTTCGTATCTGACCTGAAATCAGGTGTCACCAATTTCTTACACAAACTTTAGTGTAATAGCGAAGTCTGTTTCTTTTTCAATGGTGAGTTCCTCGTGATCATACTTCCCACATTACCGAACCAACGCCAATCATCATACTGGTCTCAATGCTGAGATAGTATCCAAAGTGACACTCTGGCTGCTTGTATAAAATAGACTAGTTAAAGTTAAAATAATTATGCACTGTACAAAAAAACATTTCCAGATGATTAGTATGAACCTGAATGTTATTGAAGTTTGTTACTTCTCTAAGTTGATAGTCAAAACTAAATTCTTTTTTTACAATCAAATCCATTATTTAGTACCTCTTGTATACGgactaaaatgagtgaacaaacaaaCTGAAGTGTGTCTATGTTCATCTACTTCAAAAAAGAGTTAGAACAGTAAACGGAGGCAGTATTTACTGACAAATTCAGGGATATTTTTTATTTTCTTCGTTTACCCTAAAACCTTTCTCGAAATAAAGGTAGTCCAGCGAAACTAGCTCTGGTATAAAAGGGCAGCAGAGTCGTGCCTCCTACCTCCACAAAACCAGAGGCAACAAACTCCTTAAAAAAACGAAGACAACAAAGCACACGCACTTAGCATCTTGCCGGCCATGGGGCCGGAAGATTCACCGGCCGCCGGGGAGAGCTTCTCGAAGATCCTGCAGGGCCGGTACGAGCTTGGCCGCGTGCTCGGCCGGGGCGGATCGTCCAAAGTCTACCGCGCGCGCGACATCCGCACCggcgtctccgtcgccgtcaaggCCGTCCGGAAGCCGCACCACCCCTGCTCTCCCGAAATGGCCGCCGCGGCGCGCCGGTCCGTGGAGCGGGAGCTCGCCGCGCTCCGCCGGGTGCAGGGCCACCCGCACGTCATGCGCCTCCTCGACGTCCTGGCATCCCGCTCCACCGTCTATCTCGTGCTCGAGCTCGCCCACCCTCCTGTCCGCGATGGACGAACGCGGCCGTTTCGACGAGCCTGCGGCGCGCCGCCTGTTCGTCCAGCTCGTCTCCGCGCTGGCGCACGTGCACTCGCGCGGCGTGTTCCACCGCGACGTGAAGCCGGAGAACCTCCTGCTGGACGAGCACGGCGACCTGAAGCTGACGGACTTCGGGCTGTGCGTCCTCGCCGACCGGCATCTCGGCGCCGACGGCCTCGCGGCCACGAGCTGCGGGTCCCCGGCCTACGTCGCGCCGGAGATCCTGTACAAGAAGCGGTACGACGCCGGCAAGGTCGACGTGTGGTCCTCGGGCGTGGCGCTCTTCTCGCTCACGGCCGGCTACCTGCCGTTCAACGACGGCAACCTCATGGGCATGTACCGCAAGATCTTCTCTGGCAGATTCCGGTGCCCCAGGTGGTTCTCGCCGGAGCTGCGGAGCCTCATCGGCCGGATGCTGGACCCAGACGCCGACATGCGCATCAAGATATGTGAGATCATGGAGCACCCTTGGGTACAACAAGACGGGACGTCGTCGTTTGACATCATTCAAGCTCGTTCCTCTGATCCTAGGCCGGAAGTGATGAAATGGGAAGCAGAAATGGAGCAAGTGAGGGAACTGAACGCGTTCGACATAATCGCGTTCGCGTCGGGATGCGATCTGAGCGGGTTGTTTGGTCCATTGCCGGACCGGGTTCGATTTGCTGTACAAGGTGTGGACATTGGGTCAGTGCTGGATAAGGCTGAGGAGATTGGGCGCAAGGAGGGGTTCACGGTGAGGAGGAAGGAAGAAGTTGGGTGCGGTGGGGTCATGTTTGAGGCGATTGGTAGGGAGGTCATTGCCCTGGTTAGGGTTAGTCGGTTGTTAGAGGAAATGTTGATGGTTGAGGTGGAAAGAGCTAGCTCAAGTGAGGCACCTAATTTGTGGGAGAGGCTTCAGCTAGGTCTTAAACTCTCAAATGATTGAATATAAAAACTTCCAACCAAATCTAAGTATACATTCATAAGAAAAATGAGTGTATAGTCCACAACTAATGGAAGTGCATCGTTGGCACATTAGACTATGTTAGAAAATTAGGCAATTTCATGATTAATTTCAAAATACAaatcatgatgaaagcaataatTAGCTGATGGGAATGAGTTCCACTCTCACGCTCAAAAACCAACCATACTGAAAGATCACTTCACAGCAATTATCGGATCCGCACCTCGCACCTACTGGTCATTCCAACCACAAAAATATTACCCCCAAACGTCATCTCGGCTTAGCACACTCGACTCTCCCTTCACAAATGAAGAAATAAAAGACGCGTTCCTCCAAATGAACCCCCTCGCTAGCCCTAGACCAAATGGCTTCGGCCAGCAGTTCTATAGAAAATATTGGAATATTGTCAAGGCTCATATTAACTCCTTCATGACAGATTTCCAAAACCTCACTGCTCAAACTGAATGCTTAAACAGAGCCCACCTACTTCTGCTACCCAAAAAAGGCCATGCAAACACTCTCGACGCCTACCGCCCAATCTCCCTCCAGAACTGCCCATCAAAGCCATCGCAAAATGTACTCACCAACAGATTAAAACCGATGATTCCACTGCTTGTTCACGGCAACCAAACTGGGTTCATCTCAGGCCGTAGCATCGCTGAAAACTTTGTCTACGCTGCGGACCTCGTCAGCGCCTGCCATACTAGAAAAGCTCCAACCATGGTAATTAAACTAGACTTTAGCAAAGCCTTCGACTCTCTCTCTTGGGACTACCTTACATCCATATTAAGGTtccgtcactactagggaaaaccctagtagtagcgtgggttttaacgctatcagtagcgcgggtggccgcgctactaataaggcgctacagctaacaaaTAGTACTAGCGCTCtatgtacccgcgctactagtattgAATGTATTAGTAGCGCTTTTCCAACATGCGCTACTAATAAGTAGTTGTAGCGCTTTTCTTTGCCCGCACTACTGTtgtatcattcaacatttttccCCTACTTCCTATTGATCTAGAACAGTACcccgtttcaataaactgcaatttcacaTATACCAGATAACAATATCATTAACCACAATACCATATAGTCATACAATAGTCATACAATATCATTAATCATTATAGGTACTCATATATAGTTAACCCTCACACACATATATGGTTCATACAGGAGCATATATGATAAGCAGTACTAGGTAGTCATACATCATATAGCAGTCTACTAGGGGTAGTCATACaaccacacacatatgtagttttAGATGATACCGACGATGACCATCATCCTCAAGCcatggcggtgggtgttcctgatagtaattaggattgcttgtccaacatgaagattcttgccaacgaggaagatCTTCCACCCAACCAAGctgaagtgtgtgcgaccgtccgtgtccacgccatacgcacaggtggtgacggagccccttgcgatAAGGCGTATTCtagcagagccttcttcatcaggctcgatatcacaactcacagataggctctttggcaatttctgaataagaaaaacatatcaattaataagtagcctcacacatactcttgcaaatatatttctactaagtataggtttctacactatcaaaacagtactacatttctactaagcttgaattctactaataagtatggaTCGGACAGTAAGCATGTCATCGATCGACAGTAAGCATGTCATTGGACTCTAGACTAATTAAGCATGTTATCGGCTAGCTTCTACAcatcatatcattggactctacactaagcatatcatcggattcactaagcatatcgttggactgtacactaagtaagcATGTAATCGgattctacactaagtataacataACATAACATGctgatcaaccatggtacttgtcaggcgggtcacgaatggcaccccgacaaagtcagcacgtggcggaattatgtcccataggttgcacacctcctcctcgctcagccttatTCTTCGAGTATAGatggcttcatcaagtgggtcctcatcatcttcatccatgttgAGATAATGACACCCAGCTTGGGTCTTTccgctctgaaggagaagctgatcaactcaccaccagtgatACCCATGTGGGAGATGAAACGGTTCCATACATCTCCTCTCATTTGCGACATatttcgtcctttctcgaccttcatagtgtaggggcccccaggagcctcaaaggtcacagtgtctccggtcagcttgttgaatttcaacctcacattgcatgggacgatctgtgtataCACAATGATATATACacaatgcattaatgccaataacactaaaaacaaaatagttgttacaAGTTTCATATATTTTGTTACTGCCACAGgaagaaaactcggctggaagtagatgccgaagaacgtgccagttgcaaggctgctggcgcatcttgacttgcacagtcgacatggtggtggtggtgctggtggtgtcgccattttcctaaagcaatattagaaaaggattaacgatccactttaGAGGAAAAATATAGCATGACcattgctaaaaaaggacatatcgagcgcctgaaatttgccagaacggaaattaatcaacactccggcaaaacataggccactctgcAAACATGGTCACTTGggaaagcacatatcctatttgagcaacactagatatacatgtttatatttaCATCATATGAGCAGTTCTCGAGcaacactaaataaactagttgtaCTAAAAAaatctacatcatcatctatttaAAATGTTCTATACCtaaaacatctacatcatcatccactattactatttcttttactaAACTCTAAGAATATGCCCTAAGTTCATAATATAACAAGTacagaacattttttcaaattctaccaactaaaattttccattactaaaatttctaatcaaaagacctaaaatttcctattctattcaaaac is a window encoding:
- the LOC123047261 gene encoding G-type lectin S-receptor-like serine/threonine-protein kinase B120, with the translated sequence MDISYFPIFILLFLFPFSKSDDQLTQAKPLSPGDILISKDGVFALGFFSPANSSKSLYVGIWFYNIPGSSRAIVWVANRDNPATTASPATLAISVKSDLVLSDSEGHTLWMTKNNITADEDARASAVLLDTGNLVLRSPNGTVIWQSFDHPTDTILPGMRFLLSYKGRVMGRLVAWKGPDDPSVGDFSFGLDPDLDMQMVTWHGDKLYCRISVWNGASVSGGTYPGNSSSVVYQTIVNTGDRFYLMYSVSDDSPYARIMLDYTGTMRLLTWNSYSSSWIATSERPSGGYGVYGSCGLFGYSDFTGAAPTCQCLDGFEPDPMNSSRGCRRVEALKCGRKNHFLRLSGMKVPDRFLHIRNRSFDQCAAECSRNCSCTAYAYANLSSAGTLGDQTRCLVWTGELVDAWKTVNYGENLYIRLGDSPAVQKNSNLVKIVPPVVACLLLLTCIAIVLKCEYKGVRRKKEIKKILMLRYLSASSDLGGKNSDFPVVSFEDIVATTDNFSDSNMLGMGGFGKVYKGILEGDKEVHIKRLGSGSGQGIEEFRNEVTLIAKLQHRNLVRLLSCCIHDDEKLLIYEYMPNKSLDSFLFDSTRKDVLDWLTRFKIIKGVARGLLYLHQDSRLTIIHRDLKASNILLDKEMSPKISDFGMARIFGGKQQQGNTIRVVGTYGYMSPEYVVGGAFSVKSDIYSFGVLLLEIVSGLKISSPQLITNFPNLTTYAWRLWEDGNAMELVDSTIAGSCPIDEVLRCIHVGLLCVQHHSDARPLMSSVVFMLENEIILLPEPEQPAYFAARNQENGHTRENMDNSQNTMSITTLIGR